A single Salmo trutta chromosome 14, fSalTru1.1, whole genome shotgun sequence DNA region contains:
- the LOC115208372 gene encoding ubiquitin-conjugating enzyme E2 C encodes MASQNMDPAAASSTAALKGTETGGSAAKGSVTKRLQQELMTLMMSGDKGISAFPESDNLFKWIGTIDGAQGTVYEGLRYKLSLEFPSGYPYKAPRVKFITPCFHPNVDDQGFICLDILKDKWSALYDVRSILLSIQSLLGEPNIESPLNTAAAELWDNQEAFKAHLNTTYKN; translated from the exons ATGGCCTCTCAAAATATGGACCCTGCAGCAGCTTCATCCACAGCAGCTCTGAAAGGCACTGAGACCGGTGGGAGTGCAGCAAAGGGCTCAGTCACAAAAAG ACTTCAACAAGAACTGATGACACTAATG ATGTCTGGAGATAAAGGGATCTCCGCTTTCCCGGAGTCTGACAACCTTTTTAAGTGGATAGGAACGATAGACGGAGCTCAGGGAACA GTTTACGAAGGCCTGAGGTACAAGCTGTCGTTGGAGTTCCCCAGTGGCTACCCGTACAAAGCCCCCCGAGTTAAGTTCATCACGCCATGTTTTCACCCTAACGTCGATGATCAGGGCTTCATCTGTCTGGATATCTTGAAAGACAAATGGTCAGCCCTGTACGACGTACGGTCCATTCTTCTGTCCATCCAGAGTTTATTAGGAG AGCCCAACATTGAGAGTCCATTGAACACTGCTGCTGCTGAGCTTTGGGATAACCAGGAAG CCTTCAAAGCCCATTTGAACACAACCTACAAGAACTGA